Proteins from a genomic interval of Rhodococcoides fascians A25f:
- a CDS encoding O-succinylhomoserine sulfhydrylase has protein sequence MTNIPKGGGFEKPLPEGVGQGTLGVRGGLMRSGFDENAEALYLSSGFVYESAGAAEQAFTGDIDHFVYSRYGNPTVKMFEERLRLIEGAEACFGTSSGMSAVFTALGALLKAGDRLVAARSLFGSCFVVCNEILPRWGVETVFVDGEDLEQWEQALSVPTTAVFFETPSNPMQSLVDVRRVSELAHAAGATVVLDNVFATPLLQRSLELGADVVVYSGTKHIDGQGRVLGGAILGSKEYIEGPVQTLMRHTGPALSPFNAWTLLKGLETMPVRVRHSVNSALQIAEFLEAHPAVRWVKYPFLQSHPQYELAKSQMSGGGTVVTFELDAPEGEGKKRAFEVLDALRIVDISNNLGDSKSLITHPATTTHRAMGPEGRAAVGITDGVVRISIGLEDTEDLIGDLDQALK, from the coding sequence GTGACGAACATTCCCAAAGGTGGGGGTTTCGAGAAGCCGCTACCCGAAGGTGTCGGTCAGGGAACGCTGGGAGTTCGCGGCGGTCTGATGCGATCCGGGTTCGACGAGAACGCCGAAGCGCTGTATCTCTCTTCGGGTTTCGTGTACGAGAGTGCCGGCGCGGCCGAGCAGGCCTTCACCGGCGACATCGATCATTTCGTGTACTCGCGGTACGGCAACCCGACAGTGAAGATGTTCGAGGAGCGACTGCGGTTGATCGAGGGTGCCGAGGCATGCTTCGGGACGTCCAGCGGCATGTCCGCGGTGTTCACCGCGCTCGGTGCGCTGCTGAAGGCCGGCGACCGATTGGTCGCTGCGCGTAGCCTTTTCGGGTCGTGTTTCGTGGTCTGCAACGAGATTCTGCCGCGCTGGGGCGTCGAGACCGTCTTCGTCGACGGCGAAGACCTCGAGCAGTGGGAGCAGGCGCTGTCGGTGCCGACGACGGCGGTGTTCTTCGAGACCCCGTCCAACCCGATGCAGTCGTTGGTCGATGTCCGGCGCGTCTCCGAGCTGGCGCATGCTGCCGGCGCAACGGTGGTGTTGGACAATGTGTTCGCGACGCCACTGCTGCAGCGCAGCCTCGAACTCGGGGCCGACGTGGTCGTGTACTCGGGCACCAAACACATCGACGGCCAGGGCCGGGTACTCGGCGGGGCGATCCTGGGCTCGAAGGAGTACATCGAAGGCCCGGTGCAGACTCTGATGCGGCACACCGGACCTGCACTGAGCCCGTTCAACGCCTGGACACTGCTGAAGGGGCTCGAGACGATGCCGGTGCGGGTGCGGCATTCGGTGAACTCCGCGCTGCAGATCGCCGAGTTCCTCGAAGCTCACCCGGCGGTGCGCTGGGTGAAATATCCTTTCCTGCAATCACATCCGCAGTACGAGCTGGCGAAGTCGCAGATGTCGGGCGGCGGAACCGTCGTGACCTTCGAGCTCGATGCTCCCGAGGGAGAGGGCAAGAAGCGCGCCTTCGAGGTGCTCGACGCGTTGCGTATCGTCGACATCTCCAACAACTTGGGCGATTCGAAGTCGCTCATCACGCACCCGGCCACCACCACGCACCGTGCGATGGGGCCGGAAGGTCGTGCGGCAGTGGGCATCACCGACGGCGTCGTGCGCATCTCGATCGGGCTCGAAGACACCGAGGACCTGATCGGAGACCTGGATCAGGCGCTGAAGTAG
- a CDS encoding TauD/TfdA dioxygenase family protein, with product MSVDTLVENDTALRAIKIGGNLGARIEGVRLGGHLDANTVEFVRRALLEHKVIFFSGQHHLDDESQYAFAELLGSPTTPHPTVTSRGTRTLSIDSDYGKANSWHSDVTFVDRIPKASILRAVSLPEYGGNTTWASQTAAYAQLPDSLKALVDNLWATHSNTYDYAATAAEKIQNSKTEEYRKEFQSTYFETEHPVVRVHPETGEKTLVLGHFVKNFIGLSTKESQTLFDLLQNRVTKLENTVRWTWSLGDVAIWDNRATQHYAVADWDDQYRRLERITLAGDVPVHPNGEKSRVVAGDAAHYSLIDKPVPVTL from the coding sequence ATGTCGGTGGACACTCTTGTCGAGAATGACACAGCTCTGCGTGCAATCAAGATCGGCGGCAATCTCGGTGCCCGCATCGAGGGAGTACGACTCGGTGGCCACCTCGATGCGAACACCGTCGAGTTCGTTCGGCGCGCTCTGCTCGAACACAAGGTGATCTTCTTCAGCGGCCAGCACCACCTCGACGACGAAAGCCAGTATGCGTTCGCGGAACTACTCGGATCGCCGACCACTCCGCACCCCACGGTCACTTCTCGCGGCACCAGAACGCTGTCCATCGACTCCGATTACGGCAAGGCCAACAGCTGGCACTCGGATGTGACCTTCGTCGACCGCATCCCGAAGGCCTCGATCCTGCGTGCGGTCAGCCTCCCGGAATACGGCGGGAACACCACGTGGGCGTCACAGACTGCCGCCTACGCGCAGCTGCCGGATTCGTTGAAGGCGTTGGTCGACAACCTCTGGGCCACCCACTCGAACACCTACGACTATGCGGCGACAGCGGCAGAGAAAATTCAGAACTCCAAGACCGAGGAGTACCGGAAGGAATTCCAGTCCACCTACTTCGAGACCGAGCATCCGGTGGTGCGAGTACACCCCGAGACCGGTGAGAAGACTCTGGTTCTGGGCCACTTCGTGAAGAACTTCATCGGATTGTCGACCAAGGAGTCGCAGACGCTGTTCGATCTCCTACAGAATCGAGTGACAAAGCTGGAGAACACTGTTCGCTGGACATGGAGCCTCGGCGACGTCGCAATCTGGGACAACCGCGCCACCCAGCACTACGCCGTCGCAGACTGGGACGATCAGTACCGCCGCCTCGAACGCATCACCCTGGCGGGCGACGTGCCGGTACACCCCAACGGAGAGAAGAGCCGAGTGGTCGCAGGCGATGCCGCGCACTACTCCCTCATCGACAAGCCGGTACCGGTGACACTCTGA
- a CDS encoding isochorismate synthase, whose amino-acid sequence MTLEFVLSRQDHHVVGLGVRHAFPDVADAVAAVREGRNVVGAIPFDMSDATALIEPDEFYRLDGPWSTVDAQPPLPAVTVTRQIPDPEVHVQRVRDVVEQLKAGVAEKIVLARAIEVTADAPIDPASVLSALVTRDPMGNGFLADLSPAGKTGTHIVGASPELLVRKRGNVVTCHPFAGTAARSTDPDEEARISAALAASAKDQAEHRFVVDEIRAALEPYCETLDVPESPQLSSTPQLWHLSTPIVGTLADPATSALDLALALHPTAAVAGVPRAAAMAAIADFEGSRGFYAGAVGWTDGSGDGEWMVTIRCIELAADGLSGTATAGGGIVADSDPDAELNETTAKFRTVLSVFEH is encoded by the coding sequence ATGACACTCGAATTCGTACTCTCCCGGCAGGATCACCACGTCGTCGGACTGGGCGTCCGGCACGCTTTTCCCGATGTCGCCGACGCGGTGGCCGCGGTGCGGGAGGGCCGAAACGTCGTCGGCGCAATCCCTTTCGACATGTCCGACGCCACCGCCCTCATCGAGCCGGATGAGTTCTACCGACTCGACGGGCCTTGGTCGACGGTCGATGCTCAACCGCCGTTACCGGCCGTGACCGTCACGCGCCAGATTCCCGATCCGGAAGTCCATGTGCAGCGAGTGCGCGATGTCGTCGAGCAGCTGAAAGCCGGTGTGGCCGAGAAGATCGTGCTCGCTCGGGCCATCGAAGTGACCGCAGATGCACCGATCGATCCCGCCTCCGTGTTGAGCGCACTGGTCACCCGAGATCCGATGGGCAACGGCTTTCTGGCGGATCTGTCGCCCGCAGGTAAGACCGGCACGCACATCGTCGGCGCGAGCCCGGAACTGTTGGTTCGCAAGCGCGGCAACGTCGTCACCTGCCATCCGTTTGCCGGAACGGCTGCGCGTTCCACCGATCCCGACGAAGAAGCACGTATCTCCGCGGCGTTGGCGGCCAGCGCCAAGGATCAGGCCGAGCACCGATTTGTCGTCGACGAGATCCGTGCTGCGTTGGAGCCGTATTGCGAGACGCTCGATGTGCCCGAGTCACCCCAACTCAGCAGCACTCCACAGCTGTGGCACCTGTCCACGCCCATCGTCGGCACCTTGGCCGATCCCGCGACCTCGGCGCTCGATCTCGCGCTGGCACTTCATCCCACCGCTGCCGTCGCGGGCGTTCCCCGAGCCGCGGCCATGGCTGCGATCGCGGACTTCGAGGGCTCCCGCGGCTTCTACGCCGGAGCCGTCGGGTGGACCGACGGCAGCGGCGACGGCGAATGGATGGTCACGATCCGCTGCATCGAACTCGCTGCCGACGGACTTTCTGGAACGGCCACAGCGGGCGGCGGCATCGTCGCAGATTCCGACCCCGACGCCGAACTGAACGAAACCACGGCCAAGTTCCGAACGGTACTCAGCGTTTTCGAGCACTGA
- a CDS encoding HAD-IIA family hydrolase: MDMDGVLVHEDHLIPGADTFLAELQANEIPFIVLTNNSIRTPRDLRARLAFTGLDIPEKSIWTSALATATFLGNQRPGGSAYVVGESGLTTALHDIGYTLTDSSPDYVVLGETRTYSFEAITTAIRLVEKGSRFIATNPDATGPSREGSLPATGSVAALITKATGKEPYYVGKPNALMMRSALRAIGGHSENTLMIGDRMDTDVLSGLEAGLQTILVLTGISTIQSVEQYPYRPTKVLDSVADLVGRTQNPF; encoded by the coding sequence ATGGACATGGACGGTGTCCTCGTGCACGAGGATCACCTGATCCCCGGTGCCGACACGTTCCTCGCCGAGCTGCAGGCCAACGAGATTCCGTTCATCGTGCTGACCAACAATTCGATTCGTACCCCCCGTGACCTGCGCGCACGTCTCGCGTTCACCGGTCTGGACATTCCGGAGAAGTCGATCTGGACCTCCGCTCTCGCCACCGCGACGTTCCTCGGCAATCAGCGGCCCGGCGGCAGCGCGTACGTCGTCGGCGAGTCGGGTCTGACCACCGCGCTGCACGACATCGGCTACACCCTCACCGACTCGAGCCCGGATTACGTGGTGCTCGGCGAGACCCGGACGTACTCGTTCGAGGCCATCACCACCGCCATTCGTCTCGTCGAGAAGGGTTCGCGCTTCATCGCCACCAACCCCGACGCCACCGGACCGTCCCGTGAGGGCTCGCTGCCGGCGACCGGTTCGGTGGCCGCGCTCATCACCAAGGCCACCGGTAAAGAGCCCTACTACGTGGGCAAGCCCAACGCGTTGATGATGCGGTCAGCTCTGCGTGCGATCGGAGGGCATTCCGAGAACACGCTGATGATCGGCGACCGGATGGACACCGACGTGCTCTCCGGTCTCGAAGCCGGGCTGCAGACCATCCTGGTCCTCACCGGTATCTCGACGATCCAATCCGTCGAGCAATATCCGTACCGACCGACCAAGGTCCTCGATTCCGTCGCAGACCTGGTGGGCCGCACTCAGAACCCGTTCTGA
- a CDS encoding WhiB family transcriptional regulator, producing the protein MPNSSATSKNTAIAMIERRISSTTESWDWQIDALCRGQDSEIFFSPSGEGRTARRQREDRAKQVCAGCGVLDACKRFALAANEPFGVWGGTTARERQQHRANSRRADERQAS; encoded by the coding sequence ATGCCGAACAGCTCTGCCACGTCGAAGAACACCGCAATCGCCATGATCGAACGCAGAATCTCCTCCACCACCGAATCCTGGGACTGGCAGATCGACGCACTGTGCCGAGGCCAGGACTCGGAGATCTTCTTCTCCCCGTCGGGTGAGGGGCGAACGGCACGTCGCCAACGCGAGGATCGCGCCAAGCAGGTGTGCGCCGGCTGCGGAGTGCTCGACGCATGCAAACGGTTCGCGCTGGCAGCCAACGAACCGTTCGGAGTGTGGGGCGGAACGACTGCCCGCGAGCGACAACAGCACCGAGCCAACTCCCGACGTGCCGACGAACGGCAGGCGAGCTAG